A window of Silurus meridionalis isolate SWU-2019-XX chromosome 4, ASM1480568v1, whole genome shotgun sequence contains these coding sequences:
- the nrn1a gene encoding neuritin has product MGLTLSGRYISLVLAVQIAYLLQTVGAVGKCDTVFKGFSNCLLQLGENMASYPQELDEKENLQTICTYWDDFHSCATTALADCQEGATELWEKLKKESRNLEFKGSLFELCAGGNGASTPSASPPGLTLLLSSLSALLTWIQF; this is encoded by the exons ATGGGATTAACTTTGTCCGGAAGATACATCTCACTGGTGCTTGCTGTTCAAATAG CATATTTACTCCAGACGGTTGGAGCGGTGGGGAAATGTGACACCGTGTTTAAGGGCTTCTCAAACTGCCTGCTTCAGCTGGGAGAGAACATGGCCAGCTATCCACAAGAACTAGACGAGAAGGAGAATCTGCAAACCATCTGCAC ATATTGGGATGACTTCCACTCGTGTGCTACCACAGCGCTGGCGGACTGCCAGGAGGGAGCGACGGAGCTGTGGGAGAAACTCAAGAAGGAGTCCAGAAACCTGGAGTTTAAAGGCAGTTTGTTTGAACTGTGCGCTGGAGGAAACGGTGCGAGCACACCATCAGCTTCTCCACCTGGGCTCACCCTGCTGCTCAGCTCCCTCTCCGCCCTGCTCACATGGATCCAGTTTTAG